CTTCTGAGAAGGCTGCTACAAGTGCAGAAGCCGGTAATCAGGTTGTGTTGAAGGTCTTGCCTTCTGCAACCAAGCTGGAAATTAAAAAAGCGGTAGAGAAGCTGTTCAAGGTAGATGTTCTTGAAGTGCGTACCGTTAATGTTAAAGGCAAGGTTAAGCGCAATCGTTTTGGTCTGGCTAAGAAATCAGATTGGAAGAAAGCTTATATTCGCCTTGAGCAAGGTCAGGACATCGACTTTGCGGTTGCTGAATAAGTCTGGAGCTGAGTCAAATGGCAATTGTAAAAAGTAAACCGACTTCTCCCGGCCGCCGCTTTGTTGTTCGGGTAGTCAATGACGAGCTGCACAAAGGTGGCCCTTACAAGCCGCTGCTGGAGAGTCAGTCGCGCAATGGTGGTCGGAACAACAACGGTCGTATTACTACGCGTCACGTTGGTGGTGGTCACAAGCAGCATTATCGGATTATCGATTTTAAGCGCAACAAAGACGGGGTTCCCGGTATTGTTGAGCGTTTGGAATACGATCCTAATCGCACGGCATTTATTGCGCTGGTGCTGTATGCGGATGGTGAGCGTCGTTACATTATCGCGCCAAAAGCGGTATCAGCTGGCGATCAGTTGATCTCTGGTGAGGCTGCGCCCATTAAGCCAGGTAACGCATTGCCTTTGCGTAATATTCCGGTGGGTAGCACTATTCATTGTGTTGAAATGAAGCCTGGTAAGGGTGCTCAGTTAGCCCGCAGTGCAGGAACTTCAGTTCAGTTGGTCGCTCGTGAAGGTCAATATGCCACGGTGCGCTTGCGCAGTGGTGAGATGCGTAAAGTGTTGTCGGAGTGTCGTGCAACATTGGGCGAAGTCTCCAATAGTGAGCACAGTTTGCGTAAGTTAGGTAAAGCCGGTGCGGCGCGTTGGCGTGGTGTTCGTCCTACCGTTCGCGGTGTGGCTATGAACCCCGTTGATCACCCACACGGTGGTGGTGAAGGTCGTACTTCTGGTGGTCGTCATCCTGTAACTCCATGGGGTGTTCCGACTAAAGGGTATAAGACCCGTAAAAATAAGCGTACAGACAAACTGATTGTCCGTGATCGCCGAAAGTAAGCGGTTGTTAACAGTCAGAGTAAAGAGGATTAGCTTGTGCCACGTTCATTGAAGAAAGGCCCGTTTATCGACCTGCATCTGCTGAAGAAGGTTGAAACGGCTGCAGAGAAAAACGATCGCCGTCCGATCAAAACCTGGTCGCGTCGCTCTATGATCCTGCCCGAAATGGTGGGTTTGACTATCGCGGTCCATAACGGTCGTCAACATGTCCCTGTGCTTGTTTCAGAGGATATGGTGGGGCACAAATTAGGTGAATTTGCTGCGACTCGTACCTATAAGGGTCACGCGGCTGATAAAAAGGCCAAGCGTTAAGCTTGGGCTGAGAGAGGCTTTGAAGATGGAAGTAGCGGCACGTTTAAAAGGTGCAAGAATCTCCGCTCAAAAGGCCCGCCTGGTCGCTGACCAGATCCGTGGCAAGGGTGTCGAGGAAGCGCTGGATACATTGAGTTTCAGCTCTAAAAAAGCAGCTAGCATTATTAAAAAGGTGCTGAATTCTGCAATTGCGAACGCCGAGCATAATGATGGTGCGGACGTTGATGAGCTGAAGGTGTCGACCATTTTTGTGGACGAAGGTATGACCATGAAACGTCTGCGCCCCCGTGCAAAAGGGCGTGCAGATCGGATTCTTAAGCGGTCATGTCATATCACCATTAAAGTTGCCGACACCGAAGGCTAGTAGGAGAGAGACCACATGGGTCAGAAAGTACACCCAACCGGCATTCGGCTGGGAATCGTAAAAGATCACAATTCAGTTTGGTACGCGGGCAATAAGAAGTATGCCCAGCAATTAGTTACCGACCTGGAAGTGCGTGAAATGCTGCAAGCGAAGCTTGCGCATGCGTCAGTTAGCCGCATTGTTATCGAGCGCCCTGCACAAACAGCTCGGATCACGATTCACACTGCCCGCCCCGGCATTGTTATCGGCAAGAAAGGCGAAGACGTTGAGAAGCTGCGCGTTGAGCTTGGTCGAATGATGGGTGTACCAGTGCACATCAATATCGAAGAAGTGCGCAAGCCTGATCTGGATGCCAAGCTCGTAGCGATGAACGTTGCTCAACAGTTAGAGCGTCGCGTAATGTTCCGTCGTGCCATGAAGCGTGTTGTGCAAAATGCAATGCGTCAAGGTGCTGAAGGTATCAAGGTGCAAGTAAGTGGACGTGTTGGTGGTGCTGAAATCGCACGTACCGAATGGTATCGCGAAGGTCGCGTACCGCTTCACACTTTGCGCGCTGATATTGATTACGCTTCACATGAAGCGGCGACTACCTACGGCATCATCGGTGTTAAGGTCTGGATCTTCAAAGGCGAAATCCTGGGTGCCAGACACGATGTTGTCGAGTCGAAGGCAAAGAAAGGTTCTGATTAAGGGTTAGGCAAATGTTACAGCCGAAGCGTACAAAATTTCGCAAGATGCACAAAGGTCGTAACCGCGGACTCGCGGAGCGCGGCAGTCGGGTCAGCTTTGGTGAGTATGGCCTGAAAGCAGTGGGTCGTGGCCGCATTACTGCGCGCCAGATCGAGGCTGCTCGACGTGCCATGACGCGGCATATCAAGCGTGGCGGGAAAATCTGGATTCGTGTATTCCCAGACAAGCCCATTACCGAAAAACCCTTGGAAGTTCGTCAAGGTAAAGGTAAGGGTAACGTGGAATACTGGGTAGCCCAGATCCAGCCTGGAAAAGTACTTTACGAAGTGGAAGGCGTATCTGAGGAGTTGGCGCGTGAGGCATTTGCCCTTGCTGCTGCAAAAATTCCCGTCCAGACCACATTTGTTAAGCGGGTGGTGATGTGATGAAGGCAGTGGAATTACGCGAAAAGTCGACGGACGAGCTGAATGCTCAGTTGCTGCAATTACTTGAAGATCAATTCAAGCTGCGCATGCAAAAGAGTACTGGTCAGTTGGCGCAGACACATCTTCTGAAAAAGACCCGTCAGGACATTGCACGAGTGAAAACTCTGCTACAGGAAAAGGCAGGTAATTAAGATGTCAGAAGTTACTAAAAGCGCCCGTACCGCAACCGGTAAAGTCGTTAGCGACAAGATGGATAAAACCATCACTGTATTACTGGAGCGTCGCGTTAAGCATCCGGTTTACGGAAAATACATAACACGGTCTTCTAAGATCCATGCTCATGATGAAAATAATGAGTGCAAAATGGGTGACTTGGTAACCGTATGTGAGACACGCCCCCTCTCAAAGCTGAAGTCTTGGACTTTGCTGCGAGTAGAGGAAGTATCCACTCAGATTTAATTGGCCGGCGGCCTATGTGCGATGCACAGTTGACGGGTTTGGAGTAAGAAATGATTCAAACAGAAAGTTATTTGGAAGTTGCGGATAACAGTGGCGCACGTCGCGTTATGTGCATCAAGGTGCTGGGTGGCTCTCATCGCCGTTATGCCCGTGTCGGTGATCTGATCAAAGTGACCGTGAAGGAAGCAATTCCTCGTGGCAAGGTCAAAAAAGGTCAGGTAATGACAGCGGTCGTTGTTCGCACCAAAAAAGGTGTTCGCCGTGGCGATGGTTCGTTGATTAAATTCGACGATAACGCCGCAGTGTTGTTGAACAACAATCTTGCACCCATTGGTACCCGTATTTTTGGGCCAGTGACACGCGAATTGCGTGGCGAGAAATTTATGAAGATTATCTCCCTGGCGCCAGAAGTACTGTAAGCGCTGGGTCAGAGACGGCTGAGGTCAGGTTATGCGTAAAATTAAACGTGAAGACGAAGTTATCGTCTTAACCGGAAAAGACAAAGGCAAACGCGGTAAAGTCCAGAAAGTTGTGGACGAGAAGCGCCTGCTGGTTTCCGGTATCAACATGGTGAAAAAACACCAGCGTCCCAATCCCCAGATGGGTGTTCAGGGCGGTATTGTTGAGAAGGAAGCGCCAATTCAGGTTTCCAATGTGGCTATCTACAATTCTGCCACCAAGAAAGCTGATCGTGTTGGCTTTAAGGTAGCGGAAGACGGCACTAAAACGCGCGTTTTTAAATCCAGCGGCGAAGCAGTCGACGCGTAGGGGTAGAAGAAGATGTCACGATTGAGCGAACTTTATCAAAACGAGTTGCGGGCAAAGCTGAAAGAAGAACTTTCTTTGGCTAATCCCATGGAAGTGCCGCGTATCACTAAAATCACTCTGAATATGGGTGTGGGTGAAGCTGCCGCTGACAAAAAAGTATTAGAAGCTGCGTTGTCTGATTTACAAAAAATCAGTGGCCAAAAACCTGTTGTCACCAAAGCCCGCAAATCCATCGCTGGTTTTAAAATTCGTGACGGTTGGCCCATCGGCTGCAAAGTAACGTTGCGCAGTGAGCGCATGTATGAATTCTTGGATCGTTTGGTATCTGTAGCGATTCCCCGAGTTCGTGATTTTCGTGGTATCAGCCCTAAGTCGTTTGACGGCCGCGGTAATTTCGCAATGGGTGTTACTGAGCAAATTATTTTCCCCGAAATCGATTACGATAAGGTGGATAAACTGCGCGGTATGGATATCACTATCACCACAACAGCTCGCAACGATGAAGAGGGACGTGCTCTGTTGAAAGCGTTCAGCTTCCCGTTCAAAGGTTAAAGGTAGAAGTTTATGGCTAAAGAGTCGATGAAGGCCCGCGAAGCGAAGCGCGAGCGTACCGTAAAAAAATACGCTGCGAAGCGTGCTGAATTAAAGGCAATTATCCTTAATCCAGCTGTTAGCGAAGAGGAGCGTTGGGATGCGCAGGTTAAACTGCAAAAGCTTCCCCGCGATGCCAGCCCTACACGTCAACGTAATCGTTGCCAGATAACGGGCCGTCCTCACGGTGTTTATCGGAAGTTTGGTCTTTGCCGTAACCAACTTCGCCAAGCCGCCATGCGCGGTGATGTGCCCGGCCTGGTTAAATCCAGCTGGTAATAGAGAATTTTGCTGTCGCGCTGTGAGCGCGACGAGTAATGGGAGCAAAACATGAGCATGCAAGACCCACTGGCGGATATGCTGACCCGCATCCGCAACGCTCAGATGGCAGGTAAAACTGTCGTCGAGATGCCGTCTTCAACCCTGAAGCAGGCGGTAGCGAAGGTGCTGGAAGAAGAAGGTTATATTGTTGGTTCACGTGTTGATAACGCTACGGCGAAAACAACGTTGTTCGTCGAACTGAAGTATTTTGAAGGCAAACCGGTTATCGCTGAGATCAATCGAGTAAGCCGTCCGGGTCTGCGTTCATATGCTGGCAAGGATGAGCTGCCTTCAGTACGTGCCGGTTTGGGTGTCGCCATTGTCTCGACCAGTCGTGGAGTTATGACTGATCGTGCAGCTCGCGCAGCTGGTGTTGGTGGCGAAGTGCTTTGCACTGTTTTCTAACGTGACAGTTTAAAGAGTTCTAAAGATGTCTAGAGTAGCGAAAAGTCCAGTGACCATCCCTAAAGGGGTTGAAGTCAAACTCGACGCCAGCAGCATCGCAGTCAAGGGCAAGAACGGTAATCTGTCCATGCCTCTGCACGGTGACGTTGAGATTAAAGAAGAAGACGGCCAGCTTGTATTTGCTGCCCGTGAAGGTGCGAAGAATGGTTGGGCGATGGCCGGAACCTCACGCGCACTGGTTAACAATATGGTCGTGGGTGTCAGTGAAGGCTTTCAGCGTAAACTGCTCCTCAATGGTGTTGGTTATCGTGCCAAAGCCGCTGGTAAATCTATCAACTTGGTGCTGGGTTACTCCCACCCAATTGATTATGCTTTGCCAGAAGGTGTTTCGGTTGACACACCAACCCAAACAGAGATTGTCCTGAGCGGCAGTGATAAGCAGCTGTTGGGCAAAGTGGCTTCCGAGATTCGCGCCTTGCGTCCACCAGAGCCTTATAAAGGCAAAGGTGTTCGTTATGCTGACGAGCAAGTTCGTCGCAAAGAAGCGAAGAAAAAGTAAGGGCTAGGTTATGAGCGATAAGAAAGTTTCAAGATTACGTCGCGCCCGCCGCGCTCGCTTTAAAATGCGTGAGCTTCGTGCGGTTCGCTTGTGCATTCACCGTACTCCACGGCATATGTACGCGCAGGTTATTGCCTGTGAGGGCGATAAAGTTCTGGCGAGTGCATCGACGTTGGATAAAGATTTGCGCTCTGCAGCGACTGGCAACATCGATGCAGCAGCAAATGTGGGCAAACTGATCGCTGAGCGGGCTAAGTCTGCTGGCGTGACCAAGGTAGCTTTTGATCGCAGTGGTTTTAAATACCACGGTCGTGTCAAAGCACTGGCAGATGCTGCCCGTGAAAGTGGTCTCGAATTCTAAGGTTTAGGCGATGGCGTATAACGAGCAGAAAGACAAAGCAAACACTGAAGGCCTGGCTGAGAAGCTGGTTCAGGTGAACCGGGTTGCCAAAGTTGTTAAAGGTGGTCGTATCTTCAGTTTCACCGCCTTGACAGTGGTTGGCGATGGCAACGGCAAGGTAGGCTTCGGTCGCGGTAAGGCTCGTGAAGTGCCTGTCGCTATCCAGAAGGCTATGGAGGCTGCCCGCCGCAACATGGTTCAGGTAGACATTAAAGGCGATACCATTCAGTACGCCGTTAAAGGTCGTCACGGTGCTTCTAAGGTTTACATGCAGCCTGCATCTGAAGGTACTGGTGTTATTGCCGGTGGCGCGATGCGCTCTGTGTTGGAAATTGCTGGTGTGCACAACGTGCTTGCCAAGTGTTATGGCTCCACCAACCCGGTAAACGTGGTGCGGGCAACAATCAAAGCACTTCAAGGCGTTTCATCTCCTGACGAAGTTGCTGCAAAGCGTGGTAAGTCAGTCGAAGAGATTCGGGGCTGAAGAACAGGCGGAACGGATTATGAGCAAAATTAAAGTTACCCAAGTGCGCTCCGTAGCAAAGCGCCTTAAGGCACATAAAGCCTGTGTCGCAGGTCTTGGTCTGCGTCGCATCGGTCACACTGTTGAAGTTGAAGATACACCTTCAGTTCGCGGTATGATCAACAAAGTTAATTATTTAGTGCGTGTTGAGGGATAAGTGATGAGCGATCTGCGGTTAAACACGCTGAGTCCTGCACCTGGCCGCGTCAAAGACGGCAAGCGGGTAGGGCGCGGTATCGGCAGCGGCCTTGGTAAAACAGCGGGTCGTGGCCATAAAGGTTTGAAGTCTCGTTCTGGCGGTAGTGTTCGTCCAGGTTTCGAGGGCGGTCAAATGCCTTTGCAAAAGCGTCTGCCAAAATACGGTTTCACTTCTCGTTTGGCTCGCGTCACTGCGCAAATTCGCAGTGCGGAACTGAACGCGGTGGCTGATGACGTGATCGATTTGGATGCGCTGAAACGTGCAGACTTAATCAGCAATAACATTGAACGGGCAAAGATTTTCCTGTCTGGCGATGTGACAAAAGCAGTAACCGTTAAAGGTCTTGCGGTCACTAAAGGTGCTCGCGAAGCGATCGAAAAAGCGGGCGGCAAAGTCGAGGAATAAGGCGGATATCATGGCGAAGTCCAGTCCCTTATCTACTGGAAATCAATCCGGACTAGGCGAGCTTATGGCTCGCCTTCGTTTTCTGTTGATGGCGATTATTGTTTATCGTATTGGCACCCACATACCGGTGCCCGGTATAAACCCGGATCAACTCGCCGCGCTGTTTAATCAAAACCAGGGAACTGTACTGGGTTTGTTTAATATGTTCTCCGGTGGTGCGCTGGAGCGCATGAGTATTTTGGCGCTGGGCATTATGCCCTATATCTCTGCCTCTATTATTATGCAGCTGATGTCTGCGGTGAGTCCGCAGCTTGAGTCGCTTAAAAAAGAAGGTGAGTCCGGGCGGCGTCAAATTAGTCAGTATACGCGTTATCTGACAGTGCTCTTGGCTACACTGCAAGCTACAGGCATGACCGTGGGCTTGGCGAATCAAGGTTTAGCCTACAGCCCTGATTTCACATTCTATTTTGTGGCGGTGGCCTCTTTGGTAACCGGTGCAGTATTTATGATGTGGCTTGGTGAGCAAGTAACTGAGCGTGGTGTTGGCAACGGTATTTCAATGCTGATATTTGCGGGCATTGTCGCAGGCTTGCCTGCAGCAGTGGGTCAGTCTTTGGAGCAGGCACGGCAAGGTGAACTGAATATCTTGGTGTTGCTGGCCATCTTGGTTCTCGCTGTTGCGGTAATTTACCTGGTGGTATTTATCGAGCGGGGTCAGCGTCGCATCACGGTTAACTACGCCAAACAGCAGCGTGGCAACAAGATGTACCAGGCCCAGCAGAGCCATTTGCCATTAAAAGTGAATATGGCGGGTGTTATCCCGGCGATATTTGCCAGCTCGATATTGCTGTTTCCCGCTTCGATTGCCCAGTGGGTGGGTCAAAGTGGCGAGGGTATGGAGTGGTTGCAGGATATGGCATTAGCCATTGGACCTGGGCAACCTCTGAATATCCTGTTGTTTACAGCCTTGATTGTGTTTTTCTGTTTCTTCTATACGGCGTTGATGTTTAACCCTGATGAAGTTGCCGATAACTTGAAAAAATCTGGTGCGTTTTTGCCTGGGATTCGTCCCGGCAAACAGACTGCCAGCTATATCGATGATGTTTTAACTCGATTAACCATGTTTGGCTCTATCTATATTGCCGGCGTGTGTTTGCTACCCCAATTTTTGGTGGTGTTCTGGAACGTGCCTTTCTATCTGGGCGGAACATCATTGCTAATCGTGGTAGTTGTAGTAATGGATTTTATGGCGCAAGTTCAGTCACATCTGATGTCTCATCAGTATGACTCGGTCATGAAAAAAGCGAACCTTAAGAATTATGGTGGTGGCGCGCGCTAAAACGCCGCAACCCGGGCTTTCGATTGGAGTAGCACAATGAAAGTACGTGCATCAGTAAAGGCAATGTGCCGCAATTGTAAAATTGTTCGCCGCAAAGGTGTTGTTCGAGTGATTTGCAGTGCAGAGCCTCGTCACAAGCAGCGGCAGGGCTAAGTAATATGCCGCGGATGGACTTGATTTAAAGTTCTGTTGCAGCTAGACTACCGCGCCTTTCGCGCAGTGGGTCTGCTGCACCCGTTGATTATTGCTAAGCGTAAAGTATCAAGCTTAATTGGAGTAACCTGAATGGCTCGTATAGCGGGTGTCAACATACCAGATAACAAGCACGCGGCTATCTCGCTGACTTACATCTACGGCATAGGTCGTACTACAGCGAAAGATCTGTGTGCTAAGACTACTATTGCAGAAGATGCAAAAATTGCCGATTTGTCTGAGGAACAGTTAGACGCATTGCGTAATGAGATTGCCAAGCTCTCAGTAGAAGGTGATCTGCGTCGAGTGGTGTCTATGAACATCAAGCGTCTGCTGGACTTGGGCTGCTACCGTGGCCTTCGTCATCGTAGAAGCTTACCTCTGCGCGGACAGCGTACTAAAACGAATGCGCGTACCCGTAAAGGTCCACGCAAGCCGATCCGCAAGTAAAAACCTGCGGTTCGTCGTCCCTTTAGTGTAGCTACACCAAATGTGTAGTGTTGATATTAGAGTATAGGAAGTAAAAATGGCCAAACCTGGCAAGCAAGCTCCACGTAAAAAGGTCAAAAAGACCGTCGTGGATGGCGTAGCACATGTGCATGCGTCATTTAATAACACCATCATTACGATTACCGACCGTCAGGGCAATACCCTGAGCTGGGCCACTGCTGGTGGTAGCGGTTTCCGCGGTTCGCGTAAAAGTACGCCTTTTGCTGCTCAGGTGGCTGCAGAGCGTGCGGGTAATGCTGCAAAAGAATATGGTTTGAAAAACTTGGATGTGGAAGTAAAAGGTCCTGGTCCAGGTCGCGAGTCGGCAGTTCGTGCATTGAACAACTGCGGCTACAAAATCACTAACATCACTGACGTGACGCCTATTCCACACAATGGTTGTCGTCCTCCCAAGAAACGTCGCGTGTAATTAACAGTTGAGGAATACAAAGAATGGCTAGATATTTGGGCCCAAGCTGTAAATTAGCCAGACGGGAAGGTACTGATCTGTTCTTGAAGAGCGGCGTTCGTCCCCTGGATTCTAAATGTAAAGCAGAAACGGCACCTGGCATGCATGGCGCACGTCGCGGTCGCTTATCTGACTACGGTGTACAGCTTCGCGAAAAGCAGAAAGTTCGTCGTATGTACGGCGTCTTAGAAAAGCAATTCCGTAGCTACTACAAAAAAGCCGCTGGCAAAAAAGGCGCAACAGGCGAAAACCTGCTGCAATTGCTGGAAGGTCGTTTGGATAATGTTGTTTACCGTATTGGCTTTGGTTCGACTCGTGCAGAATCGCGTCAGTTGGTTTCACACAAGTCTGTAACGGTTAACGGCGCAGTGGTTAACGTACCTTCTTATCAGGTACAGGCTGGCGACGTTGTGAGCATCCGTGAGAAATCCAAAAACCAATTGCGTATCCAGTCAGCTATGACCTTGGCTGCACAGCGTGGTGAAGTGTCCTGGATCGATGTGAATGCGAGCAAGCTGGAAGGCGTTTACAAATCTGCCCCAGATCGTAGCGACTTGTCTTCTGAGATCAACGAGCAACTGATTGTTGAGCTTTACTCGAAGTAAGTTATCCCTAGGACATTCTCACTACAGGTGATCTATGCAAAGTGCAGTGAACGAATTTTTAACACCTCGGGTTATTCAAGTTGAAGAACTGGGCGCTACTCGTGCCAAGGTAACCTTGGAGCCTTTAGAGCGCGGTTTTGGCCACACGCTGGGCAACGCTCTTCGCCGTATTTTGCTGTCGTCTATGCCGGGTTGCGCTATTGTTGAAGCAGAAATCGATGGCGTACTCCATGAATACAGCGCAATGGAAGGTGTTCAGGAAGACGTTATTGAAATCCTGCTGAACCTGAAAGAAGTTGCTGTTGTGTTGCACGGCAAAGATCAAGCGGTACTCACGCTTAGCAAAAAAGGCGCGGGTCCGGTGACAGCGGGTGACATTCAGACTGATCACGAAGTTGAGGTGATGAACCCTGAGCATGTGATTGCCCATCTGAATAGCGACGGTGACATCAACATGCGTTTGACCGTGAATCGTGGTCGCGGTTATGTCCCTGCTGATTCTCGTGAGACGGGTGACGAAGAGACTCGCTCCATTGGTCGTTTGCAGTTAGATGCGAGCTACAGCCCCATCAGCCGTGTTAGCTATGTGGTTGAAAGCGCTCGTGTTGAGCAGCGTACTGACTTGGATAAGTTGGTTCTGGATTTGGAAACCAATGGCACAATTGATTCTGAAGAAGCGATTCGTCGCGCAGCGACTATTCTTCAGCAGCAGCTGGCTGTGTTTGTTGATCTTGAAAGCGAAGGTGAGTCTGAGCCTTCCCGCGAAGAAAACGAAGTGGATCCAATTCTGCTGCGTCCAGTTGATGATCTTGAACTTACAGTTCGATCTGCAAACTGCCTGAAAGCTGAAAATATTTACTACATCGGTGACCTTGTACAGCGTACCGAAGTAGAGCTGCTGAAGACCCCGAACCTGGGTAAGAAGTCGCTGACAGAAATCAAGGACGTGCTGGCATCCCGTGGCCTCTCTTTGGGTCTGCGTCTGGATAACTGGCCGCCTGCTAGCTTGAGAAACGACGATCGCGTTTTGGCCTGATCGTCACGCGATTGAACAGTATTTGCTGAGATAGCAATCTTTATTTAAAGGAAAACGACATGCGCCATCGTCAAAGCGGCCGTCAACTAAACCGTAATAGCTCACATCGCAAAGCGATGTTCCGCAATATGACGGCTTCCCTGGTGGAACACGAGCTGATTAAAACTACTGTCCCCAAAGCGAAAGAGCTGCGTCGTTACGCTGAGCCTCTTATCACCTTGGCCAAGTCAGACAGCGTTGCCAATCGCCGCTTGGCGTTTGACCGTCTTCGCTGCGACGAAGCGGTGGGTAAATTGTTCTCTGAACTTGGCCCGCGGTATGAAGGTCGTCCTGGTGGTTACCTGCGCATCATGAAGTGTGGTCTGCGTACTGGCGACAAAGCACCAATGGCTTACGTTGAATTGGTAGATCGTCCGCAAATTGAAGAAGAGGAAGGCGACGAAGATTAAGTTCTTCTAAGCTGAAATCTTTATAAAACCGGCTCTTGAGCCGGTTTTTTTATGTCTGCTGTTTTGGGGTGGATGTTGCTGGAAGGGTTTTGCGCTGCGTGTTGTTTTATGTTGCTTGCTGGAGCGCAAAAAATTTGGCCTAGACGACCGACGTGGACGCGTGTTTAGGCGTGCTATGAGGCGCGAGTAAGCTGAATGAATTGAAGACTGCGCAGCGACAAGTGGTGCGCAGTCTTTAATCTGCTATCGAGAGCGACGGATTAAGCTATTTTTGCGGATCTGATGTTTGCCAGCAGTGGAGCCAAAAAGCGGCCCGTGTGGGATTGCGTCATTTCGGCCACGTCTTCTGGGCTGCCCTCTGCAATGATTTCACCGCCACCAGAGCCGCCTTCGGGGCCAAGGTCAATCAGCCAGTCGGCGGTTTTAATGACATCTAGATTATGTTCGATGACAACAACGGTGTTGCCGTGATCTCTTAAACGGTGGAGTACCGCCAAGAGTTGTTGGATGTCTTCGAAGTGAAGTCCGGTGGTGGGTTCATCTAGAATGTATAAGGTTTTACCGGTATCGCGTTTTGATAGCTCTCTTGCCAGCTTAACCCGTTGAGCTTCGCCCCCTGACAAGGTGGTTGCTGCCTGACCAAGTCGAATATAACTTAAGCCAACGTCCATTAGTGTTTGTAATTTTTTGAAAATAGAGGGGACATTTTCAAAAAATCCGCAGGCGTCTTCTATGGTCATTTCCAATACTTGGTGGATATTCTGGCCTTTATACAGAATGTCCAAGGTTTCCCGGTTGTAACGTTTGCCCTGACAGACTTCGCAGGACACATAGATGTCCGGCAGAAAGTGCATTTCTACTTTGGTAACACCATCGCCTTGGCAAGCCTCGCAGCGGCCACCTTTTACGTTAAAACTAAAACGGCCAACTTTGTAACCGCGGGACCGCGCTTCCTCGGTGCCGGCAAACAACTCTCTGATGGGCGTGAATATACCTGTGTAGGTAGCGGGGTTAGAGCGCGGTGTTCTACCAATAGGACTTTGGTCAATATCGATACATTTGTCGACTTGATCCATGCCTTGGATATTTTTGTAGGGCGCAGGGGTTAAGGTGGTGGCACCATTTAACTCCGTTGCGGCAATGGGGTAGAGGGTGTGATTGATCAAGGTGGATTTCCCTGAGCCAGAAACACCAGTAATACAGGTCATCAAGCCAAGAGGAAGCTTTAAATCTACGGTTTTTAGGTTGTTACCGCTGGCACCTGTTAATGAAATGGCTTTGTCCCAGTCGGGTTTGTTGCGCTGGTCTGGCGTACGAATTTCTTTTGCACCGGAGAGGTATTGGCCAGTTAGGGAATCTTTGCAGCTAAGGATACTTTCTAGATCGCCTTCGGCAACGACTTGGCCGCCATGAACGCCAGCACGGGGGCCGATATCAATAATGTGGTCGGCGGTACGAATGGCGTCTTCATCATGTTCTACAACGATCACAGTGTTGCCGATATCTCTAAGGTGACGGAGGGTGCCAAGTAGCCGCTCGTTATCGCGTTGATGAAGGCCGATGGAGGGCTCGTCGAGAATATACATAACACCAACAAGTCCCGCGCCAATTTGACTGGCCAGGCGAATGCGTTGGGCTTCTCCTCCGGAAAGCGTATCT
The DNA window shown above is from Spongiibacter sp. IMCC21906 and carries:
- the rpsH gene encoding 30S ribosomal protein S8, which codes for MSMQDPLADMLTRIRNAQMAGKTVVEMPSSTLKQAVAKVLEEEGYIVGSRVDNATAKTTLFVELKYFEGKPVIAEINRVSRPGLRSYAGKDELPSVRAGLGVAIVSTSRGVMTDRAARAAGVGGEVLCTVF
- the rplF gene encoding 50S ribosomal protein L6 — encoded protein: MSRVAKSPVTIPKGVEVKLDASSIAVKGKNGNLSMPLHGDVEIKEEDGQLVFAAREGAKNGWAMAGTSRALVNNMVVGVSEGFQRKLLLNGVGYRAKAAGKSINLVLGYSHPIDYALPEGVSVDTPTQTEIVLSGSDKQLLGKVASEIRALRPPEPYKGKGVRYADEQVRRKEAKKK
- the rplR gene encoding 50S ribosomal protein L18, whose translation is MSDKKVSRLRRARRARFKMRELRAVRLCIHRTPRHMYAQVIACEGDKVLASASTLDKDLRSAATGNIDAAANVGKLIAERAKSAGVTKVAFDRSGFKYHGRVKALADAARESGLEF
- the rpsE gene encoding 30S ribosomal protein S5 yields the protein MAYNEQKDKANTEGLAEKLVQVNRVAKVVKGGRIFSFTALTVVGDGNGKVGFGRGKAREVPVAIQKAMEAARRNMVQVDIKGDTIQYAVKGRHGASKVYMQPASEGTGVIAGGAMRSVLEIAGVHNVLAKCYGSTNPVNVVRATIKALQGVSSPDEVAAKRGKSVEEIRG
- the rpmD gene encoding 50S ribosomal protein L30, with protein sequence MSKIKVTQVRSVAKRLKAHKACVAGLGLRRIGHTVEVEDTPSVRGMINKVNYLVRVEG
- the rplO gene encoding 50S ribosomal protein L15; this translates as MRLNTLSPAPGRVKDGKRVGRGIGSGLGKTAGRGHKGLKSRSGGSVRPGFEGGQMPLQKRLPKYGFTSRLARVTAQIRSAELNAVADDVIDLDALKRADLISNNIERAKIFLSGDVTKAVTVKGLAVTKGAREAIEKAGGKVEE
- the secY gene encoding preprotein translocase subunit SecY produces the protein MAKSSPLSTGNQSGLGELMARLRFLLMAIIVYRIGTHIPVPGINPDQLAALFNQNQGTVLGLFNMFSGGALERMSILALGIMPYISASIIMQLMSAVSPQLESLKKEGESGRRQISQYTRYLTVLLATLQATGMTVGLANQGLAYSPDFTFYFVAVASLVTGAVFMMWLGEQVTERGVGNGISMLIFAGIVAGLPAAVGQSLEQARQGELNILVLLAILVLAVAVIYLVVFIERGQRRITVNYAKQQRGNKMYQAQQSHLPLKVNMAGVIPAIFASSILLFPASIAQWVGQSGEGMEWLQDMALAIGPGQPLNILLFTALIVFFCFFYTALMFNPDEVADNLKKSGAFLPGIRPGKQTASYIDDVLTRLTMFGSIYIAGVCLLPQFLVVFWNVPFYLGGTSLLIVVVVVMDFMAQVQSHLMSHQYDSVMKKANLKNYGGGAR
- the rpmJ gene encoding 50S ribosomal protein L36 — its product is MKVRASVKAMCRNCKIVRRKGVVRVICSAEPRHKQRQG
- the rpsM gene encoding 30S ribosomal protein S13, with translation MARIAGVNIPDNKHAAISLTYIYGIGRTTAKDLCAKTTIAEDAKIADLSEEQLDALRNEIAKLSVEGDLRRVVSMNIKRLLDLGCYRGLRHRRSLPLRGQRTKTNARTRKGPRKPIRK
- the rpsK gene encoding 30S ribosomal protein S11, encoding MAKPGKQAPRKKVKKTVVDGVAHVHASFNNTIITITDRQGNTLSWATAGGSGFRGSRKSTPFAAQVAAERAGNAAKEYGLKNLDVEVKGPGPGRESAVRALNNCGYKITNITDVTPIPHNGCRPPKKRRV